Proteins encoded in a region of the Pieris brassicae chromosome 3, ilPieBrab1.1, whole genome shotgun sequence genome:
- the LOC123707005 gene encoding cytochrome b5-like — protein MTSVQTPPEVTLINPLPINQDSTTDFDMMALTMAALRFVNPWSVEAKAQWSEKIEPGTPEAKDRVITLVEVSAHDTPQDCWVVIYDRVYDISTFLDEHPGGAEIMLEYAGRDASTAFRSSGHSKAANKALERFLVGELPMHERMYRRPGGMRLSDIPE, from the exons atGACGTCCGTACAAACTCCACCAGAGGTGACCCTCATCAACCCCTTACCAATTAACCAAGATTCGACCACCGATTTTGATATGATGGCCTTAACCATGGCGGCACTTCGCTTTGTTAATCCATGGTCTGTGGAAGCAAAGGCTCAATGGTCAGAAAAAATTGAACCTGGGACACCGGAAGCCAAAGACCGAGTTATTACCCTGGTAGAAGTTTCCGCCCATGACACTCCACAAGACTGCTGGGTTGTTATATATGATCGTGTTTACGATATTTCAACATTCCTTGATGag CATCCAGGAGGCGCTGAAATAATGCTGGAATACGCGGGACGTGATGCAAGTACTGCCTTCCGTAGTTCAGGGCATTCGAAGGCTGCTAATAAAGCCTTAGAGCGATTCTTGGTTGGTGAGCTGCCAATGCATGAGCGAATGTACCGTCGTCCTGGAGGAATGCGTCTGAGCGACATTCCTGagtaa